The following coding sequences are from one Salvia hispanica cultivar TCC Black 2014 chromosome 3, UniMelb_Shisp_WGS_1.0, whole genome shotgun sequence window:
- the LOC125214078 gene encoding DEAD-box ATP-dependent RNA helicase 52C-like has translation MSSPWFADPAPGFGPSHLADKFDELDVGEEEKGSVPVEAEGVDIPPPVTSFQEMRFSAKSLNDNIRRCNYVKPTPIQSHAIPVAMIGRDLMACAQTGSGKTAAFCFPIINAIVVDKTRMTIRRISAGATAFPVALILAPTRELSCQIDEEAKKFSYQTGVKVVVAYGGAPIFQQLQNLARGVDILVATPGRLVDLIERRRVSLKNVKYLALDEADRMLHMGFERQVRRIVQQSGMPPPGARQTMLFSATFPAEIKRLASDFLSNYIFLAAGKVGSSTTLIIQRVEYVPDMKKREYLINLLTSQITEGAGLTLIFVETKRGADALERWLCRQGYRSAAIHGDKVQVERERAL, from the exons ATGTCCTCGCCATGGTTCGCCGATCCGGCACCCGGCTTCGGTCCCTCCCATCTCGCAGACAAGTTCGACGAGCTGGATGTTGGCGAAGAAGAGAAAGGCAGCGTGCCTGTGGAGGCCGAAGGGGTGGACATTCCGCCGCCGGTGACGTCATTTCAGGAGATGAGATTCTCGGCCAAGTCCTTGAACGACAACATACGGCGCTGCAACTACGTGAAGCCGACCCCTATCCAGAGCCACGCCATTCCGGTCGCCATGATCGGTAGGGATTTGATGGCGTGTGCTCAGACGGGATCTGGGAAGACTGCCGCCTTCTGTTTCCCTATTATCAACGCTATTGTGGTTGATAAGACGCGGATGACCATACGCCGTATTTCCGCCGGCGCTACGGCTTTCCCTGTCGCGCTCATTCTGGCTCCCACTAGGGAGCTGTCCTGTCAG ATTGATGAGGAGGCCAAAAAGTTTTCGTATCAAACTGGAGTCAAAGTGGTGGTTGCTTATGGTGGAGCTCCTATTTTTCAACAG TTGCAAAATCTGGCAAGGGGTGTGGACATCTTGGTTGCTACTCCAGGCCGACTTGTAGACCTGATCGAAAGAAGGCGAGTGTCCCTTAAGAATGTCAAGTATTTGGCATTGGATGAAGCTGACAGGATGCTTCATATGGGCTTTGAACGCCAAGTGCGCAGGATTGTTCAGCAGTCGGGGATGCCTCCACCAGGTGCAAGGCAGACTATGCTTTTCAGTGCAACATTTCCAGCTGAAATTAAG AGGCTTGCATCAGATTTTCTATCCAACTACATATTTCTAGCTGCTGGAAAGGTTGGTTCTAGCACCACTCTCATTATTCAAAGAGTTGAATATGTCCCTGACATGAAGAAACGAGAGTATCTGATTAATCTTCTCACTTCCCAAATCACTGAG GGTGCTGGTTTGACACTGATCTTTGTAGAGACGAAGAGAGGAGCAGATGCACTGGAACGTTGGTTGTGCAGGCAAGGTTACCGCTCCGCTGCTATCCATGGCGACAAAGTGCAAGTG GAGAGAGAGCGTGCATTG